The following are encoded together in the Populus trichocarpa isolate Nisqually-1 chromosome 5, P.trichocarpa_v4.1, whole genome shotgun sequence genome:
- the LOC18098637 gene encoding F-box/LRR-repeat protein 3 isoform X2: MSTRSTPILSVLTEDLLIRVNEKLVQDSDRKTWRLVCKELHRVDSLTRKTLRVLHVEFLLTLLKNYTNLHTLDLSVCPRIDDWTISSLLHHVDHSIWARNLKCLNLSRANGLKFAGLEMLVGACKGLESVDVSYCCGFGDREAAAISGCGGLRELRMDKCLGVSDVGLAKIVVGCGRLERLSLKWCMEISDLGVELLCKKCLELKFLDVSYLKVTSESLRSIASLPKLEDLAMVGCPFVNDVGLQFLENGCPLLQKIDVARCDCVSSYGLSSLIGGHSDLLHIDAGHCFSEVSPSFVKCTQKLKNLNTIIIDGVRGSDTIFQTISSNCKSLIEIGLSKCGGVTNMGIIQLVSGCVNLKIINLTCCRSIADAAISAIANSCRNLLCLKLESCNMITEKSLEQLGLHCLLLEVLDLTDCCGINDRGLERLSRCSRLLCLKLGLCTNISDKGLFYIASNCSELHELDLYRCKNIGDGGLAALSSGCKKLRKLNLSYCIEVTDKGMKSLGYLEELSDLELRGLDKITSVGLTALVTRCKRLTYLDLKHCEKIDDSGFQLNLSYCAITDMTLCMLMGNLTRLQDVDLVHLTNVTVEGFELVLRACCVRIKKIKLVAALSFLLSSEVQGILHARGCKIRWD; encoded by the exons ATGTCAACTCGGTCTACACCTATACTTTCTGTCTTAACAGAAGATTTACTCATTCGGGTCAATGAGAAACTCGTTCAAGACTCAGATCGCAAGACATGGAGGCTCGTTTGCAAAGAATTACATCGAGTTGACTCACTCACACGCAAAACTCTACGTGTCCTTCATGTTGAGTTCTTATTAACTCTCCTCAAGAACTACACCAACCTCCACACTCTAGACCTCTCAGTCTGTCCACGTATCGACGACTGGACTATATCGTCGTTACTACATCATGTTGATCACTCGATATGGGCTAGGAATTTGAAGTGTTTGAACTTGAGTAGGGCTAATGGGCTGAAGTTTGCGGGGTTGGAGATGTTGGTGGGTGCTTGTAAGGGTTTGGAGAGTGTTGATGTGTCGTATTGTTGTGGGTTTGGTGATAGGGAGGCGGCAGCGATATCGGGTTGTGGAGGGTTGAGGGAGTTGAGGATGGATAAGTGTTTAGGAGTCAGTGATGTTGGGTTGGCTAAGATTGTTGTTGGGTGTGGAAGATTGGAGAGGTTGAGTTTGAAGTGGTGTATGGAGATTAGTGATCTTGGTGTTGAGCTTTTGTGTAAGAAGTGCTTGGAGTTGAAGTTTCTTGATGTTTCTTATCTCAAG GTGACGAGTGAATCGCTGCGTTCTATTGCTTCTTTGCCAAAGCTGGAGGATTTGGCTATGGTGGGATGCCCTTTTGTAAATGATGTTGGATTGCAATTTCTTGAAAATGGATGCCCTTTACTGCAG AAAATTGATGTTGCAAGGTGTGATTGTGTCAGTTCATATGGGTTAAGTTCCTTGATTGGAGGACATAGTGATCTTCTGCATATTGATGCAGGTCACTGCTTTTCA GAAGTTTCTCCAAGCTTTGTCAAGTGCACACAGAAATTGAAGAATCTGAACACCATCATAATTGATGGGGTTCGAGGTTCCGACACTATTTTCCAGACAATCAGCAGTAACTGCAAGTCTTTAATTGAAATTGGGTTGAGCAAATGCGGAGGGGTCACTAATATGGGAATTATTCAGCTGGTGTCTGGCTGTGTCAATCTGAAGATCATCAATTTAACATGTTGCCGTTCTATAGCCGATGCTGCAATATCTGCTATAGCAAACTCATGTAGGAACCTTCTGTGCCTGAAGTTAGAGTCTTGCAATATGATCACTGAGAAGAGTCTCGAACAGCTTGGATTACATTGCTTGCTACTTGAAGTGCTTGATCTCACCGACTGTTGTGGCATAAATGACAGAG GGCTTGAACGCCTTTCTAGATGTTCCAGGcttttgtgtttgaaattagGACTTTGCACAAACATATCAGACAAAGGACTCTTTTATATTGCTTCTAATTGTTCAGAGCTTCATGAACTTGATCTATACCG CTGTAAGAATATTGGAGATGGTGGTTTAGCAGCTTTATCAAGTGGCTGCAAGAAGTTAAGGAAGCTGAACTTGTCATACTGCATTGAGGTCACTGACAAAGGGATGAAGTCTCTTGGTTATTTGGAGGAATTATCTGACTTGGAGTTGAGGGGGCTTGATAAAATCACAAGTGTAGGTTTGACAGCATTGGTTACCAGGTGTAAGAGGCTGACCTATTTAGACTTGAAACATTGCGAGAAAATTGATGATTCAGGGTTTCAG TTAAATTTGAGCTACTGTGCTATCACGGACATGACATTATGCATGCTGATGGGAAACTTGACTCGCCTGCAAGATGTGGATTTGGTGCACCTCACAAATGTCACTGTGGAGGGGTTTGAGCTCGTGCTTAGAGCCTGCTGTGTCAGAATCAAGAAGATCAAGTTAGTTGCTGCTCTAAGTTTCTTGCTTTCCTCTGAAGTACAAGGGATTTTGCATGCCAGGGGTTGCAAAATTAGATGGGATTAG
- the LOC18098637 gene encoding F-box/LRR-repeat protein 3 isoform X1, giving the protein MSTRSTPILSVLTEDLLIRVNEKLVQDSDRKTWRLVCKELHRVDSLTRKTLRVLHVEFLLTLLKNYTNLHTLDLSVCPRIDDWTISSLLHHVDHSIWARNLKCLNLSRANGLKFAGLEMLVGACKGLESVDVSYCCGFGDREAAAISGCGGLRELRMDKCLGVSDVGLAKIVVGCGRLERLSLKWCMEISDLGVELLCKKCLELKFLDVSYLKVTSESLRSIASLPKLEDLAMVGCPFVNDVGLQFLENGCPLLQKIDVARCDCVSSYGLSSLIGGHSDLLHIDAGHCFSEVSPSFVKCTQKLKNLNTIIIDGVRGSDTIFQTISSNCKSLIEIGLSKCGGVTNMGIIQLVSGCVNLKIINLTCCRSIADAAISAIANSCRNLLCLKLESCNMITEKSLEQLGLHCLLLEVLDLTDCCGINDRGLERLSRCSRLLCLKLGLCTNISDKGLFYIASNCSELHELDLYRCKNIGDGGLAALSSGCKKLRKLNLSYCIEVTDKGMKSLGYLEELSDLELRGLDKITSVGLTALVTRCKRLTYLDLKHCEKIDDSGFQVLAYYSRNLRQLNLSYCAITDMTLCMLMGNLTRLQDVDLVHLTNVTVEGFELVLRACCVRIKKIKLVAALSFLLSSEVQGILHARGCKIRWD; this is encoded by the exons ATGTCAACTCGGTCTACACCTATACTTTCTGTCTTAACAGAAGATTTACTCATTCGGGTCAATGAGAAACTCGTTCAAGACTCAGATCGCAAGACATGGAGGCTCGTTTGCAAAGAATTACATCGAGTTGACTCACTCACACGCAAAACTCTACGTGTCCTTCATGTTGAGTTCTTATTAACTCTCCTCAAGAACTACACCAACCTCCACACTCTAGACCTCTCAGTCTGTCCACGTATCGACGACTGGACTATATCGTCGTTACTACATCATGTTGATCACTCGATATGGGCTAGGAATTTGAAGTGTTTGAACTTGAGTAGGGCTAATGGGCTGAAGTTTGCGGGGTTGGAGATGTTGGTGGGTGCTTGTAAGGGTTTGGAGAGTGTTGATGTGTCGTATTGTTGTGGGTTTGGTGATAGGGAGGCGGCAGCGATATCGGGTTGTGGAGGGTTGAGGGAGTTGAGGATGGATAAGTGTTTAGGAGTCAGTGATGTTGGGTTGGCTAAGATTGTTGTTGGGTGTGGAAGATTGGAGAGGTTGAGTTTGAAGTGGTGTATGGAGATTAGTGATCTTGGTGTTGAGCTTTTGTGTAAGAAGTGCTTGGAGTTGAAGTTTCTTGATGTTTCTTATCTCAAG GTGACGAGTGAATCGCTGCGTTCTATTGCTTCTTTGCCAAAGCTGGAGGATTTGGCTATGGTGGGATGCCCTTTTGTAAATGATGTTGGATTGCAATTTCTTGAAAATGGATGCCCTTTACTGCAG AAAATTGATGTTGCAAGGTGTGATTGTGTCAGTTCATATGGGTTAAGTTCCTTGATTGGAGGACATAGTGATCTTCTGCATATTGATGCAGGTCACTGCTTTTCA GAAGTTTCTCCAAGCTTTGTCAAGTGCACACAGAAATTGAAGAATCTGAACACCATCATAATTGATGGGGTTCGAGGTTCCGACACTATTTTCCAGACAATCAGCAGTAACTGCAAGTCTTTAATTGAAATTGGGTTGAGCAAATGCGGAGGGGTCACTAATATGGGAATTATTCAGCTGGTGTCTGGCTGTGTCAATCTGAAGATCATCAATTTAACATGTTGCCGTTCTATAGCCGATGCTGCAATATCTGCTATAGCAAACTCATGTAGGAACCTTCTGTGCCTGAAGTTAGAGTCTTGCAATATGATCACTGAGAAGAGTCTCGAACAGCTTGGATTACATTGCTTGCTACTTGAAGTGCTTGATCTCACCGACTGTTGTGGCATAAATGACAGAG GGCTTGAACGCCTTTCTAGATGTTCCAGGcttttgtgtttgaaattagGACTTTGCACAAACATATCAGACAAAGGACTCTTTTATATTGCTTCTAATTGTTCAGAGCTTCATGAACTTGATCTATACCG CTGTAAGAATATTGGAGATGGTGGTTTAGCAGCTTTATCAAGTGGCTGCAAGAAGTTAAGGAAGCTGAACTTGTCATACTGCATTGAGGTCACTGACAAAGGGATGAAGTCTCTTGGTTATTTGGAGGAATTATCTGACTTGGAGTTGAGGGGGCTTGATAAAATCACAAGTGTAGGTTTGACAGCATTGGTTACCAGGTGTAAGAGGCTGACCTATTTAGACTTGAAACATTGCGAGAAAATTGATGATTCAGGGTTTCAGGTACTTGCCTATTACTCACGGAACTTGCGACAG TTAAATTTGAGCTACTGTGCTATCACGGACATGACATTATGCATGCTGATGGGAAACTTGACTCGCCTGCAAGATGTGGATTTGGTGCACCTCACAAATGTCACTGTGGAGGGGTTTGAGCTCGTGCTTAGAGCCTGCTGTGTCAGAATCAAGAAGATCAAGTTAGTTGCTGCTCTAAGTTTCTTGCTTTCCTCTGAAGTACAAGGGATTTTGCATGCCAGGGGTTGCAAAATTAGATGGGATTAG
- the LOC18098638 gene encoding putative pectinesterase/pectinesterase inhibitor 22 isoform X1 yields the protein MALANFLFILFFLPSLEALSNVTSSEEQTLNAQALIMQACSDVENQSSCLSNFQAELKKSGPTAHSILHAALRATLDEAMRAIDMITKFNALSVSYREQVAIEDCKELLDFSVSELAWSLKEMNNIRAGIKNVHYEGNLKAWLSAALSNPDTCLEGFEGTDGHLENFIRGSLKQVTQLIGNVLALYTQLHSLPFKPPRNDNGTTTNSGSDKFPEWMTEGDQELLKGSSLGMHIDAIVAGDGTGHYRTITEAINEAPSYSNRRYIIYVKKGVYRENIDMKRKKSNIMFVGDGIGQTVVTGNRNFMQGWTSFRTATVAVSGKGFIARDMTFRNTAGPLNHQAVALRVDSDQSAFYRCSMEGYQDTLYAHSLRQFYRECEIYGTIDYIFGNGAAVFQNCKIYTRVPLPLQKVTITAQGRKNPHQSTGFSIQDSYIFASQPTYLGRPWKQYSRTVFMNTYMSALVQPRGWLEWYGNFALGTLWYGEYRNHGPGALLSGRVKWPGYHIIQDVATAKFFTAAQFIDGLSWLPSTGVKFTAGLSN from the exons ATGGCCTTagctaattttctttttattttatttttcctaccTTCTCTTGAAGCTTTATCCAATGTAACCTCATCAGAAGAACAAACATTAAATGCACAAGCTTTGATTATGCAAGCTTGTAGCGATGTTGAAAACCAGAGCTCATGCCTATCAAATTTTCAAGCTGAGCTCAAAAAGAGTGGTCCTACTGCACATTCTATTCTCCATGCTGCCCTTAGGGCAACGCTCGATGAAGCGATGCGAGCCATTGATATGATCACCAAGTTCAATGCGTTGTCTGTCAGTTATCGTGAACAAGTTGCGATCGAGGATTGCAAAGAGCTTCTTGATTTCTCAGTATCTGAGCTAGCATGGTCCTTAAAGGAGATGAACAATATCCGAGCAGGCATAAAGAATGTTCACTACGAGGGAAACTTGAAAGCTTGGCTTAGTGCTGCACTAAGCAACCCAGATACGTGCCTTGAAGGATTTGAAGGCACAGATGGACATCTCGAGAACTTTATCAGAGGAAGCCTGAAACAAGTCACGCAGCTAATTGGCAACGTCTTAGCTTTGTATACTCAGTTGCATAGCTTACCTTTTAAACCTCCACGAAACGATAATGGTACTACTACAAATTCAGGTTCGGATAAGTTCCCAGAGTGGATGACAGAAGGTGATCAAGAGCTTCTGAAAGGCAGTTCTCTTGGTATGCACATAGATGCAATTGTAGCTGGAGATGGCACCGGTCACTACCGTACCATCACAGAGGCCATTAATGAAGCTCCAAGCTATAGTAATAGAAGGTATATCATATATGTGAAGAAGGGTGTTTATAGAGAAAACATTGACATGAAGAGGAAGAAATCCAATATCATGTTCGTCGGGGACGGTATTGGACAGACTGTGGTCACAGGCAATCGCAATTTCATGCAAGGATGGACTTCCTTTAGAACTGCTACTGTGG CTGTCTCTGGAAAGGGATTCATAGCAAGAGACATGACATTTCGCAACACGGCTGGACCATTAAACCATCAAGCTGTGGCCCTTCGAGTTGATTCAGACCAATCCGCTTTCTACCGGTGCAGCATGGAAGGCTATCAAGACACCCTCTATGCTCACTCTCTCCGCCAATTTTACCGCGAATGTGAGATTTATGGCACCATAGATTACATCTTTGGCAATGGTGCTGCTGTGTTCCAAAATTGCAAGATATACACTAGAGTGCCACTACCACTACAAAAGGTTACAATCACTGCTCAAGGCAGGAAAAACCCTCACCAAAGCACCGGATTTTCGATTCAAGATAGCTACATTTTTGCCTCGCAACCGACATACTTAGGGCGGCCATGGAAGCAATATTCCAGGACAGTTTTCATGAACACATACATGAGCGCTCTGGTCCAGCCTAGAGGGTGGCTTGAGTGGTATGGAAACTTTGCATTAGGCACATTGTGGTATGGTGAGTATAGGAACCATGGCCCTGGAGCATTACTATCTGGCCGGGTCAAATGGCCTGGCTACCACATCATTCAGGATGTTGCCACAGCTAAATTTTTTACCGCCGCACAGTTCATCGACGGCTTGTCATGGTTGCCATCGACCGGCGTCAAGTTCACAGCAGGCTTGAGCAATTAA
- the LOC18098638 gene encoding putative pectinesterase/pectinesterase inhibitor 22 isoform X2, which produces MQACSDVENQSSCLSNFQAELKKSGPTAHSILHAALRATLDEAMRAIDMITKFNALSVSYREQVAIEDCKELLDFSVSELAWSLKEMNNIRAGIKNVHYEGNLKAWLSAALSNPDTCLEGFEGTDGHLENFIRGSLKQVTQLIGNVLALYTQLHSLPFKPPRNDNGTTTNSGSDKFPEWMTEGDQELLKGSSLGMHIDAIVAGDGTGHYRTITEAINEAPSYSNRRYIIYVKKGVYRENIDMKRKKSNIMFVGDGIGQTVVTGNRNFMQGWTSFRTATVAVSGKGFIARDMTFRNTAGPLNHQAVALRVDSDQSAFYRCSMEGYQDTLYAHSLRQFYRECEIYGTIDYIFGNGAAVFQNCKIYTRVPLPLQKVTITAQGRKNPHQSTGFSIQDSYIFASQPTYLGRPWKQYSRTVFMNTYMSALVQPRGWLEWYGNFALGTLWYGEYRNHGPGALLSGRVKWPGYHIIQDVATAKFFTAAQFIDGLSWLPSTGVKFTAGLSN; this is translated from the exons ATGCAAGCTTGTAGCGATGTTGAAAACCAGAGCTCATGCCTATCAAATTTTCAAGCTGAGCTCAAAAAGAGTGGTCCTACTGCACATTCTATTCTCCATGCTGCCCTTAGGGCAACGCTCGATGAAGCGATGCGAGCCATTGATATGATCACCAAGTTCAATGCGTTGTCTGTCAGTTATCGTGAACAAGTTGCGATCGAGGATTGCAAAGAGCTTCTTGATTTCTCAGTATCTGAGCTAGCATGGTCCTTAAAGGAGATGAACAATATCCGAGCAGGCATAAAGAATGTTCACTACGAGGGAAACTTGAAAGCTTGGCTTAGTGCTGCACTAAGCAACCCAGATACGTGCCTTGAAGGATTTGAAGGCACAGATGGACATCTCGAGAACTTTATCAGAGGAAGCCTGAAACAAGTCACGCAGCTAATTGGCAACGTCTTAGCTTTGTATACTCAGTTGCATAGCTTACCTTTTAAACCTCCACGAAACGATAATGGTACTACTACAAATTCAGGTTCGGATAAGTTCCCAGAGTGGATGACAGAAGGTGATCAAGAGCTTCTGAAAGGCAGTTCTCTTGGTATGCACATAGATGCAATTGTAGCTGGAGATGGCACCGGTCACTACCGTACCATCACAGAGGCCATTAATGAAGCTCCAAGCTATAGTAATAGAAGGTATATCATATATGTGAAGAAGGGTGTTTATAGAGAAAACATTGACATGAAGAGGAAGAAATCCAATATCATGTTCGTCGGGGACGGTATTGGACAGACTGTGGTCACAGGCAATCGCAATTTCATGCAAGGATGGACTTCCTTTAGAACTGCTACTGTGG CTGTCTCTGGAAAGGGATTCATAGCAAGAGACATGACATTTCGCAACACGGCTGGACCATTAAACCATCAAGCTGTGGCCCTTCGAGTTGATTCAGACCAATCCGCTTTCTACCGGTGCAGCATGGAAGGCTATCAAGACACCCTCTATGCTCACTCTCTCCGCCAATTTTACCGCGAATGTGAGATTTATGGCACCATAGATTACATCTTTGGCAATGGTGCTGCTGTGTTCCAAAATTGCAAGATATACACTAGAGTGCCACTACCACTACAAAAGGTTACAATCACTGCTCAAGGCAGGAAAAACCCTCACCAAAGCACCGGATTTTCGATTCAAGATAGCTACATTTTTGCCTCGCAACCGACATACTTAGGGCGGCCATGGAAGCAATATTCCAGGACAGTTTTCATGAACACATACATGAGCGCTCTGGTCCAGCCTAGAGGGTGGCTTGAGTGGTATGGAAACTTTGCATTAGGCACATTGTGGTATGGTGAGTATAGGAACCATGGCCCTGGAGCATTACTATCTGGCCGGGTCAAATGGCCTGGCTACCACATCATTCAGGATGTTGCCACAGCTAAATTTTTTACCGCCGCACAGTTCATCGACGGCTTGTCATGGTTGCCATCGACCGGCGTCAAGTTCACAGCAGGCTTGAGCAATTAA
- the LOC18098639 gene encoding pectinesterase-like, translating to MASKLITLCTTSLLLLLLCSPSLANYSFSSIFNTPETICENTRFPHFCKSSLPHNKPGTIHDYAKISFQQSLSHAQRFLWLVQHYSRLPSTLYKSTILALEDCLFLAQENIDYLSYVMETLKSSADDALQGYQAEDLQTLLSATLTNQETCLDGLQYRSSSSSIKNALLVPISNGTMHYSVALALFTRGWAHSTMKGRYLTERKHVFSDLEDGASKGLPLMMSSKDKQIYESVSGRRVLKTSNLTGVLVSKVVVVDPYGSGKFRTITEAVAAAPNNTFASNGYYVIYVVAGVYKEYVSIPKSKKYLMMIGAGINQTVITGNRSVDDGWTTFNSATFAVLGQGFVAVNITFRNTAEAIKHQAVAVRSGADMSTFYKCSFEGYQDTLYTHSLRQFYRDCDIYGTIDYIFGNAAVVLQNCNIYSRLPLDNQFNTLTAQGRTDPNQNTGTSIQNCTIKAAKDLASSNSSTKTYLGRPWKEYSVTVIMQSFIDSVIDPAGWSAWSGEFALSTLYYAEFNNTGPGSNTTNRVQWPGYHVISGTEAANFTVSNFIAGGFWLPGTGVPYVGGLQ from the exons ATGGCTTCCAAGCTAATCACCTTATGCACAACCTCTCTCCTTCTCCTGCTCTTGTGTTCACCCTCTCTTGCAAATTACTCGTTTTCATCCATCTTTAATACACCAGAAACCATTTGTGAGAACACACGTTTCCCCCATTTCTGCAAATCTTCTTTACCACATAATAAGCCTGGAACCATACATGACTATGCcaagatttcatttcaacaatcttTGTCCCATGCTCAAAGGTTTCTTTGGCTTGTTCAACATTACTCAAGGCTTCCCTCAACACTGTACAAATCCACCATTCTTGCCCTTGAAGATTGCCTGTTCTTAGCTCAAGAAAACATAGACTACTTGTCATACGTAATGGAAACTTTAAAGTCTAGTGCTGATGATGCCCTTCAAGGCTACCAAGCTGAAGATTTACAAACCTTGCTTAGTGCAACTTTGACCAACCAGGAAACCTGCTTGGATGGGCTTCAATACAGATCATCATCCTCAAGCATCAAGAATGCCCTATTAGTCCCTATCTCGAACGGAACCATGCACTATAGTGTTGCTCTTGCACTTTTTACTCGTGGTTGGGCTCATAGCACAATGAAAGGTAGATATTTAACCGAAAGAAAGCATGTGTTTTCTGACTTGGAAGATGGTGCAAGCAAAGGCTTGCCATTGATGATGTCAAGCAAGGATAAACAGATCTACGAGTCAGTAAGTGGAAGAAGAGTCCTTAAAACATCAAACCTTACTGGTGTCTTGGTGAGCAAAGTGGTGGTTGTGGATCCATATGGATCCGGGAAGTTTCGAACCATTACCGAAGCTGTAGCTGCTGCACCGAATAACACCTTTGCTAGCAATGGATATTATGTGATTTATGTGGTTGCCGGCGTCTATAAAGAGTACGTTTCCATACCAAAGAGCAAGAAATACCTGATGATGATCGGAGCAGGTATTAACCAGACTGTGATTACTGGCAACCGAAGTGTAGATGATGGATGGACAACATTTAATTCAGCAACATTTG CTGTGCTTGGTCAAGGATTTGTTGCAGTGAACATAACGTTTCGGAACACGGCAGAAGCAATCAAGCACCAAGCTGTGGCAGTAAGAAGTGGAGCAGATATGTCCACATTTTACAAATGCAGCTTTGAAGGTTACCAAGACACCTTATACACTCATTCTCTTAGGCAATTCTACAGAGATTGCGACATCTATGGCACGATCGATTACATATTCGGTAATGCTGCAGTTGTTCTTCAGAATTGCAATATCTATTCGCGATTACCCTTGGACAACCAGTTCAATACTCTGACTGCTCAAGGTCGGACTGATCCTAACCAAAACACAGGCACTTCAATACAAAATTGTACCATCAAGGCGGCTAAGGACTTGGCCTCAAGTAATAGTTCAACAAAAACATACCTAGGCAGGCCATGGAAGGAATATTCAGTAACTGTTATCATGCAGTCTTTCATCGATAGCGTAATCGATCCGGCCGGTTGGTCCGCATGGTCAGGAGAGTTTGCACTTAGCACACTTTATTATGCAGAATTCAATAACACTGGTCCTGGATCAAATACTACTAACAGGGTTCAATGGCCTGGTTATCATGTGATTAGTGGGACCGAGGCGGCTAATTTCACCGTGTCCAACTTCATAGCAGGAGGTTTCTGGTTGCCAGGAACAGGAGTGCCTTACGTTGGTGGTTTACAGTGA
- the LOC18098640 gene encoding probable pectinesterase/pectinesterase inhibitor 21 encodes MSYGDDSNRKRRIAVIGISSFLLVAMVVAVSVGVGLGNDGNEDLNDSNHKSTNQVSASMKAVKAICQPTDYRKTCEENLQKAAGNTTDPRELIKMAFKIAEKHVNEASKKSKVLEELSKDPRTRGALQSCRELMTMSVDELKQSLNKVTDFDITEIEKLMADVKTWLSASITYQETCLDGFQNTTTNAGKEMKKGLKLSMELSANLLAIVSGISSAIPSLESLGQRRLLQDDLPVLGHGDQIFPTWTDFGKRRLLAAPASKIKADIVVAKDGSGDFSTIRDALHHVPIKSSKTFVLYIKAGIYQEYIDFNKSMTNLMVIGDGRETTRIVGNKNFVDGINTYHTATVVVLGDNFVAKNIGFENNAGAIKHQAVALRVSADYALFYNCSMDGHQDTMYTHAKRQFYRDCSISGTIDFVFGDASAVFQNCKFLIRKPLENQQCIVTAQGRKMRRQPSAIIIQNSTITAHPDLFPERKLFKSYLGRPWKEFSRTIIMESFIDDVIQPEGWLPWLGTFGLKTCWYTEFNNNGPGSSKAARVKWNGIKTIDRQHALDFTPGRFFKGGAWIKTTGIPYTPFLARK; translated from the exons ATGTCTTATGGGGATGATTCAAACAGAAAGAGGAGAATAGCCGTTATCGGCATCTCTTCTTTCCTCTTGGTAGCTATGGTTGTAGCTGTCTCCGTTGGCGTCGGTCTTGGGAATGACGGCAATGAGGACCTCAATGACAGCAATCATAAAAGCACTAATCAAGTATCTGCCTCCATGAAAGCCGTCAAGGCCATTTGCCAGCCCACAGATTACAGGAAAACATGTGAAGAAAACCTCCAAAAAGCTGCTGGAAACACCACAGATCCTAGAGAATTGATCAAGATGGCATTCAAGATTGCAGAGAAGCACGTTAATGAGGCTTCCAAGAAATCAAAGGTTTTGGAGGAACTCTCAAAGGACCCAAGAACCCGTGGGGCCCTTCAGAGCTGCAGAGAGCTTATGACCATGTCGGTTGATGAGCTCAAGCAATCTCTTAACAAAGTAACAGATTTTGATATTACCGAGATAGAAAAATTGATGGCAGATGTTAAGACTTGGCTTAGTGCTTCCATCACATATCAAGAAACTTGCTTGGACGGATTCCAAAACACAACCACTAATGCTGGAAAGGAAATGAAGAAGGGATTGAAGCTTTCCATGGAGCTTAGCGCCAATCTCCTTGCCATCGTTTCCGGGATCTCTTCCGCAATCCCTTCATTGGAAAGTTTGGGCCAGCGCCGCCTTCTCCAAGATGATTTACCTGTTCTTGGACATGGTGATCAAATATTCCCCACCTGGACTGACTTTGGAAAGCGCAGACTTCTGGCAGCGCCTGCTTCCAAGATTAAGGCTGACATTGTTGTGGCTAAGGATGGAAGTGGAGATTTCTCAACAATCAGAGACGCATTGCATCATGTTCCCATTAAGAGCAGCAAGACCTTTGTGTTATACATCAAGGCAGGAATTTATCAGGAGTACATTGATTTCAATAAGAGCATGACTAATTTGATGGTGATTGGAGATGGCAGGGAGACTACTCGCATCGTCGGAAACAAGAACTTCGTCGATGGAATCAACACCTATCACACCGCAACAGTCG TTGTCCTCGGAGATAACTTTGTGGCCAAGAATATTGGTTTCGAGAACAATGCTGGTGCCATCAAACATCAAGCTGTGGCATTGAGAGTTTCGGCTGATTATGCTCTCTTCTACAACTGCTCAATGGACGGACACCAGGACACAATGTACACACACGCCAAGCGTCAATTCTACCGCGACTGCAGCATCTCCGGCACCATCGACTTCGTCTTTGGTGACGCTTCTGCAGTCTTCCAAAACTGCAAATTCTTGATCCGCAAGCCATTGGAAAACCAACAGTGCATTGTGACAGCTCAAGGCAGGAAAATGAGGAGGCAACCATCAGCTATTATCATCCAAAACAGCACAATCACAGCCCATCCTGACCTATTCCCTGAAAGGAAACTATTCAAGTCATATCTCGGCCGTCCATGGAAGGAATTCTCAAGAACAATCATCATGGAATCCTTCATTGACGATGTCATCCAGCCCGAAGGATGGCTACCTTGGCTCGGAACTTTCGGACTCAAGACTTGTTGGTACACAGAATTCAACAACAATGGTCCTGGTTCTAGCAAGGCAGCTCGTGTGAAGTGGAATGGTATCAAGACCATCGATCGTCAACACGCCTTGGATTTCACACCAGGAAGGTTCTTCAAGGGCGGTGCCTGGATCAAGACTACCGGAATCCCCTACACACCTTTCTTGGCCAGAAAATGA